In the genome of Oceaniferula marina, one region contains:
- a CDS encoding sulfatase family protein: MIRLFCNLPALVLLLASSVALAAERPNILWITAEDHGPHLGCYGDTYATTPHLDALASRSMIYTRASSTAPVCAAARTTIITGMYAPSLGAQHMRSRVKAPEWLTFYPALLREAGYYCTNRAKEDYNIRVEHKGWHESSSKAHWKSRPEGKPFFAIFNFTKSHESQIRNAHPNPQHDPSKVSLPPYHPDRPEVRKNWAQYYDRLTEVDRQAQRCLDELKQAGLEDDTIVFYYADHGSGMPRGKRYAGWSGLHVPMIVHVPEKFRHLAPEGYRAGGQSERLVGFVDLAPTVLSLAGVKPPEWQHGRAFLGKYQTEAPKYSFGFRGRMDERPDVSRSLTDGRFVYIRNYLPFLPHGQRLYYQMQTPATRVWFELFQKGETNTVQSAFWKSHPAEELYDLSKDPHETVNLAAVPEHHQTLLAMRQAHEQQVVNTRDLVLLPEPMMHQQAEKLGVTPAELAKKHYDPESILPYARLSLLPKGEADRALEKWTTQDLPLLESYWLAVYLQTLPESDVVKYEAFLLRTMKRGGLPALVAAEILARSPRNKQQAEQAVQRLVAFADTKQSDSFTSIYAYNALDRLQPLPESVIKKLAKLNAVTEGYGGSYIARMRGHLGLPEPAPTKKKKRKSNSK; this comes from the coding sequence ATGATACGTTTGTTCTGCAACCTGCCTGCTTTGGTTTTATTACTTGCGTCCTCTGTTGCACTGGCGGCCGAGCGACCCAACATTCTGTGGATTACGGCAGAGGACCATGGCCCACATCTCGGGTGTTATGGTGATACCTATGCGACGACGCCCCATCTGGATGCTCTCGCATCGAGATCGATGATCTACACGCGAGCGAGTTCTACGGCCCCGGTTTGCGCTGCGGCGCGCACGACGATCATCACTGGGATGTATGCCCCGTCTCTGGGTGCCCAGCATATGCGGTCGCGGGTGAAGGCTCCGGAGTGGCTGACATTCTATCCGGCTTTACTGCGTGAGGCCGGCTATTATTGTACGAATCGAGCCAAGGAGGATTACAATATTCGGGTGGAACACAAAGGTTGGCACGAATCCTCGTCCAAAGCCCACTGGAAAAGCCGCCCGGAAGGGAAGCCGTTTTTTGCCATCTTCAATTTTACCAAATCGCATGAAAGCCAGATCCGGAATGCGCATCCTAACCCGCAGCACGATCCATCCAAGGTGAGCTTGCCTCCATACCATCCGGATCGACCGGAGGTCCGAAAAAATTGGGCACAGTATTATGATCGGCTCACGGAGGTGGATCGGCAGGCGCAACGCTGTCTGGATGAGCTCAAGCAGGCGGGTTTGGAAGACGACACGATTGTCTTTTATTATGCCGATCATGGTTCGGGGATGCCACGTGGTAAGCGTTATGCCGGTTGGTCCGGGCTGCATGTCCCGATGATTGTGCATGTACCGGAAAAATTCCGGCATCTGGCACCGGAGGGTTATCGTGCGGGTGGCCAGAGTGAGCGGCTGGTTGGTTTTGTCGATCTTGCGCCCACCGTGTTATCTTTGGCCGGAGTGAAACCGCCGGAATGGCAGCATGGGCGTGCGTTTCTCGGAAAATACCAGACGGAGGCTCCCAAGTATTCTTTTGGTTTTCGGGGGCGGATGGATGAGCGGCCGGATGTGAGTCGTTCGCTTACCGACGGACGCTTTGTTTATATCCGCAATTACCTGCCCTTTTTGCCTCATGGTCAGAGATTGTATTACCAAATGCAGACACCTGCGACACGTGTATGGTTCGAGCTTTTTCAGAAGGGGGAAACCAATACCGTGCAATCGGCATTTTGGAAATCTCACCCGGCGGAGGAGCTTTACGATCTGAGCAAGGACCCTCATGAGACGGTCAATTTGGCCGCTGTGCCGGAACATCATCAGACCTTGTTGGCAATGCGACAAGCCCATGAACAACAAGTGGTGAATACCCGCGATCTTGTATTACTTCCCGAACCGATGATGCACCAGCAAGCTGAAAAGTTAGGTGTTACGCCGGCCGAGCTGGCCAAGAAGCATTACGACCCGGAAAGCATCTTACCCTACGCCCGCTTGTCACTGCTGCCCAAGGGTGAGGCGGACAGAGCTTTGGAAAAGTGGACAACACAAGATCTACCCCTGCTGGAGTCATACTGGCTCGCCGTCTATTTACAGACTTTGCCGGAGAGTGACGTGGTGAAGTATGAGGCGTTTTTGCTAAGGACGATGAAGCGGGGAGGCTTGCCGGCTTTGGTCGCAGCCGAAATTCTGGCCCGAAGCCCCCGAAATAAACAGCAGGCCGAACAGGCAGTGCAGCGATTGGTCGCATTCGCGGATACGAAGCAGAGCGATTCCTTTACCAGCATCTATGCTTATAATGCTTTGGATCGTTTGCAGCCATTACCGGAGTCGGTGATAAAAAAACTGGCCAAGCTGAATGCGGTGACCGAGGGCTATGGCGGAAGTTACATCGCACGCATGCGCGGGCATTTGGGGCTGCCGGAACCTGCTCCCACAAAGAAGAAAAAGAGAAAGAGCAACTCTAAGTAG
- a CDS encoding sulfatase-like hydrolase/transferase, whose product MKKNVFKWLAMGVMSLTSLQAAEKPNIVILYSDDAGYADFGFQPNCAEDMKQLTPHIDTIARDGVRLTNAYMSGCVCSPSRAGLMTGRYQQRFGYDNNLPPGHQNGVDLNETFGVKRLQKMGYRTGLIGKWHLGYPEEMHPNKRGYDWFYGLLQGSRGYFPYEKPSPHRVILDNDKPTKEEGYITDRLGTAACRFIKENKDKPFYLFVSFTSPHGPLQPKKEDLKRLEHITGKGRKNYAGLVVSLDDNVGKILKVIKESGLEGNTIVIYTNDNGGQTALGANNTPLKGKKGTLWEGGVRVPWAMRWPDKIKPGSVIDDPIISLDILPTFIEASGNAVVSDWKLDGRSFLPLLTGEKSSLPVRALHWRQHGSKGSISIREGKWKLIHNRNEAGAAPELYDLSKDISESNNLASEHPEVTKKLTSKMKVWESQMKEPLWGAGSAKKPLGQAKPKKKKSKKNK is encoded by the coding sequence ATGAAAAAGAACGTATTCAAATGGTTGGCCATGGGGGTGATGTCCCTGACCTCCCTTCAAGCAGCGGAGAAACCTAACATTGTGATTTTGTATTCGGATGATGCCGGATATGCGGATTTTGGATTTCAGCCGAACTGCGCAGAGGACATGAAGCAATTGACTCCGCATATTGACACGATAGCCCGGGACGGGGTTCGTCTGACGAATGCGTACATGTCAGGCTGTGTTTGTTCTCCATCGCGCGCGGGCCTGATGACCGGCCGTTACCAACAGCGGTTCGGATACGATAACAACCTGCCTCCGGGACACCAGAATGGAGTGGATTTGAATGAAACCTTTGGTGTGAAGCGTTTGCAGAAAATGGGCTATCGGACGGGTTTGATAGGAAAGTGGCATCTTGGCTACCCTGAAGAAATGCACCCAAACAAGCGGGGGTATGACTGGTTTTACGGGCTGCTCCAAGGATCCCGTGGATATTTCCCCTATGAGAAACCAAGCCCGCACCGGGTGATTCTCGACAATGACAAGCCGACCAAAGAGGAAGGCTATATCACGGACCGACTGGGAACCGCCGCATGCCGCTTTATCAAAGAGAACAAGGATAAGCCGTTCTATTTGTTTGTATCTTTCACTTCCCCGCACGGCCCCTTACAACCGAAGAAAGAAGATTTGAAGCGTCTGGAACACATCACAGGCAAAGGGCGGAAAAATTATGCCGGTCTGGTTGTTTCGCTAGATGATAATGTGGGTAAGATCCTGAAAGTGATCAAGGAGAGTGGCCTTGAGGGGAATACCATTGTGATTTATACCAATGACAACGGTGGCCAGACCGCATTGGGGGCAAACAACACCCCGCTGAAAGGTAAGAAAGGCACGTTGTGGGAAGGGGGGGTCCGTGTGCCATGGGCGATGCGCTGGCCCGATAAAATCAAGCCCGGTTCTGTGATTGATGATCCCATTATTTCCTTGGATATTCTGCCCACCTTTATCGAGGCATCCGGAAATGCCGTAGTCTCCGATTGGAAGCTGGATGGCCGCAGCTTTTTACCATTGTTGACCGGTGAGAAAAGCTCACTTCCAGTCCGGGCTCTTCATTGGCGTCAGCATGGATCCAAGGGTAGCATTTCCATTCGTGAAGGAAAATGGAAGCTGATTCATAACCGGAATGAAGCGGGGGCCGCCCCCGAGTTGTATGACTTGAGTAAAGATATTTCCGAGAGCAACAACCTGGCGAGCGAACATCCGGAGGTAACGAAAAAGCTCACATCCAAAATGAAGGTATGGGAAAGCCAGATGAAAGAGCCGCTCTGGGGAGCCGGGTCGGCTAAAAAACCTCTCGGACAAGCCAAGCCAAAAAAGAAGAAGTCAAAAAAGAACAAGTGA
- a CDS encoding substrate-binding domain-containing protein, with protein MGTDKRYDIAIIFPDWYAFLHDAMEGVLEIRGIRRHCHFRNFISKDFSQAVDFPKGYRPDGIIVSYDADHMDAPWLEELDIPVVNIFSSTNRIFPTVGVCPVSMAQTIVEHFSTLGFQTLGITGTIHQTHSSPVHQHIIEECTARGMDHWYVEVPDGIHAGAWHMLEEHAPDLKEKLLLSSAKTGVYTVHDMRGRLVADYCTELGIKVPEQVGILGRFDSINARLCTPELSSIVMPARQIGGQAIQLLIQLIDGSPVDELYPMVEVHEVRVRESTVGKSDPDMIALQARTIIREKACKGLTVDELIQSLPLARSTFEKRYRALTGSSPAQEIRKIRVEKARQLLLTSKKTIDEIAYEVGFTDPRPFVVFFKREVGETPGGFRKAYVE; from the coding sequence ATGGGAACCGATAAACGTTACGACATCGCGATCATTTTTCCTGACTGGTATGCTTTCCTGCACGACGCCATGGAGGGGGTGCTAGAAATCAGAGGCATCCGGCGTCACTGCCATTTCAGAAACTTTATCTCCAAAGACTTTAGCCAAGCGGTGGATTTCCCAAAGGGATATCGCCCGGATGGTATCATCGTCTCTTACGATGCCGACCACATGGACGCCCCCTGGCTTGAGGAGCTCGACATCCCGGTCGTCAATATCTTCTCATCAACCAATCGTATTTTCCCGACTGTTGGCGTATGCCCGGTGTCCATGGCCCAGACCATTGTCGAACACTTTTCAACGCTCGGTTTCCAAACACTGGGCATCACAGGAACCATCCACCAGACGCACTCCTCTCCGGTCCACCAGCATATCATCGAAGAATGCACAGCGCGGGGAATGGACCACTGGTATGTCGAAGTTCCAGACGGCATCCACGCCGGCGCATGGCATATGCTCGAGGAGCATGCCCCCGACCTTAAAGAAAAGCTTCTCCTAAGCTCGGCCAAAACAGGCGTTTACACAGTGCACGACATGCGCGGCCGTTTGGTCGCGGATTATTGCACGGAACTGGGGATCAAGGTTCCGGAGCAAGTCGGCATCCTTGGCCGATTCGATTCCATTAACGCCCGACTCTGCACTCCGGAGCTCTCCAGTATCGTGATGCCTGCCAGACAAATCGGCGGGCAAGCCATTCAATTACTGATCCAATTGATTGACGGCAGTCCTGTCGACGAGCTTTACCCGATGGTCGAGGTCCACGAAGTCCGGGTCCGGGAATCCACCGTCGGCAAGTCCGACCCCGACATGATTGCCCTCCAGGCTCGAACCATCATCCGGGAGAAAGCCTGCAAGGGGCTGACCGTCGACGAGCTGATTCAATCGCTGCCTCTTGCGCGCAGCACCTTCGAAAAGCGATACCGGGCACTGACAGGCTCATCCCCTGCCCAGGAAATCCGAAAAATCCGAGTCGAAAAAGCCCGCCAGCTCCTGCTGACGAGCAAAAAAACCATCGATGAAATTGCCTACGAAGTCGGGTTCACCGACCCCCGGCCCTTTGTTGTCTTTTTTAAACGCGAGGTCGGCGAAACCCCAGGCGGGTTCCGTAAAGCCTATGTCGAATGA
- a CDS encoding PEP-CTERM sorting domain-containing protein (PEP-CTERM proteins occur, often in large numbers, in the proteomes of bacteria that also encode an exosortase, a predicted intramembrane cysteine proteinase. The presence of a PEP-CTERM domain at a protein's C-terminus predicts cleavage within the sorting domain, followed by covalent anchoring to some some component of the (usually Gram-negative) cell surface. Many PEP-CTERM proteins exhibit an unusual sequence composition that includes large numbers of potential glycosylation sites. Expression of one such protein has been shown restore the ability of a bacterium to form floc, a type of biofilm.) has protein sequence MKRNPILCLLSLIGAIGSVQAATITYTFTNNTGADFSSYTGTSVPITIEDIAVVADGVTFTFDLTLDATFNDGTSGVVFSTQRVRFNGGTTGTDNTKTALFTISDVTLTSPGSVDSWKFVTVDRFDNNGGDNWLVNGETISATGNTVDLTTGQGASLSLEAIDNSPDANGNSRLEGFQIEFVTTVPEPSSAALLGLGATALLVRRRK, from the coding sequence ATGAAACGTAATCCTATTCTATGCTTACTGAGCCTGATTGGGGCAATCGGGTCTGTGCAGGCTGCGACCATTACCTATACTTTTACGAATAACACAGGGGCTGACTTCTCAAGCTACACGGGCACGAGTGTGCCAATCACCATTGAAGATATCGCTGTCGTAGCAGACGGCGTGACCTTTACGTTTGATCTCACTCTGGATGCTACGTTTAACGACGGCACTTCAGGGGTGGTTTTTTCCACCCAGCGTGTGCGATTCAATGGCGGTACGACTGGAACAGACAATACGAAGACTGCGCTGTTTACCATCAGTGATGTGACTCTGACCAGCCCGGGTTCGGTTGACTCCTGGAAATTTGTGACGGTGGACCGCTTCGATAACAATGGAGGCGACAACTGGCTTGTGAATGGTGAAACCATTTCCGCTACTGGCAACACCGTAGATTTGACCACTGGGCAAGGAGCATCATTATCATTGGAGGCGATCGACAATTCACCTGATGCTAACGGCAACTCCCGCCTTGAAGGCTTTCAAATTGAATTTGTCACCACAGTGCCCGAGCCCTCATCCGCAGCTCTTCTCGGGCTTGGGGCAACGGCTCTTCTCGTTCGGCGCAGGAAGTAG
- a CDS encoding sulfatase-like hydrolase/transferase, with product MNKKLLSIASSLIFSVVAATAEKPNVIVIMADDLGYKDLGFQGSEVVKTPHLDKLAKNGVIFTDGHAAASVCSPSRAGFITGRYQQRFGHEANCPRGKQGMVTSEYTIGQAFQSLGYKTYMIGKWHLGNLDEMYPTKRGFDEFYGLREGSRSFFYGKKEKYGNWHSMEHNGEHVKFEGHLTDRMTDAAIEMVEADKKAPFFMFLSYTAPHTPLQVTPEDKAKANGNAYHALIQNMDDNIGRLVAYLEKNKLRQNTVIWFVSDNGGTCGAASNYPLNGKKGVEFEGGHRVPFIVNWPAQIKGGQKFDGLTSAMDIFPTSFKLAGGSKTPNPLDGVDVMPYLTGEKSGSPHDVLYWRKLEQAAVRKGKWKLIRAEGLDPMLYKVGEDLSELNDVAKSNPEKVQELLKLVATWETGLVEPLWQEGQGWVAVRKDGNIKWRDADKVYPTLGEVGKGSKEKPKKKP from the coding sequence ATGAACAAGAAACTATTATCCATCGCATCTTCGCTGATTTTCAGCGTTGTCGCTGCTACGGCAGAAAAACCTAACGTGATCGTGATCATGGCGGATGACCTTGGTTACAAGGACCTCGGGTTCCAAGGATCCGAAGTCGTCAAGACACCGCATCTCGACAAGTTGGCAAAAAATGGTGTGATCTTTACCGATGGACATGCGGCAGCCTCGGTTTGCAGTCCTTCGCGGGCTGGCTTCATTACCGGCAGATACCAGCAACGCTTTGGGCACGAGGCGAATTGCCCGCGTGGCAAGCAAGGGATGGTGACGTCCGAATATACGATTGGTCAGGCATTTCAGTCGTTGGGATACAAAACCTACATGATCGGGAAATGGCACCTCGGCAACCTGGATGAAATGTATCCGACCAAGCGGGGGTTCGATGAGTTCTACGGACTGCGGGAAGGAAGTCGCAGTTTTTTCTATGGCAAAAAAGAGAAATACGGGAATTGGCATTCCATGGAGCACAATGGTGAACATGTAAAATTCGAAGGGCATCTCACCGATCGCATGACCGATGCCGCAATCGAGATGGTGGAGGCTGACAAGAAGGCTCCCTTTTTTATGTTTCTCTCCTATACTGCACCACACACCCCGCTGCAGGTGACGCCTGAAGATAAGGCGAAGGCCAACGGCAATGCTTACCACGCCTTGATTCAGAACATGGACGACAACATTGGCCGTCTTGTGGCTTATCTCGAAAAAAACAAGTTGCGCCAGAACACCGTGATTTGGTTTGTCAGTGATAATGGTGGAACCTGCGGCGCCGCATCTAATTATCCACTCAATGGTAAAAAGGGGGTCGAGTTCGAAGGCGGACACCGCGTACCATTTATTGTGAACTGGCCTGCTCAAATCAAGGGTGGACAGAAATTCGACGGCTTGACTTCAGCCATGGATATTTTCCCAACCAGCTTCAAGCTGGCCGGAGGAAGTAAAACTCCGAATCCTCTCGATGGAGTGGATGTCATGCCCTACCTCACCGGTGAGAAGTCCGGCAGCCCGCATGATGTTCTCTACTGGCGCAAGCTTGAACAGGCTGCCGTTCGCAAAGGAAAATGGAAACTGATCCGCGCTGAAGGCCTGGATCCGATGCTCTACAAAGTTGGCGAGGATCTTAGTGAGCTCAACGATGTTGCCAAAAGCAACCCGGAGAAGGTTCAGGAGTTGCTGAAGTTGGTTGCCACGTGGGAAACAGGCTTGGTTGAGCCGCTCTGGCAGGAGGGCCAGGGATGGGTAGCCGTACGCAAGGATGGTAATATCAAGTGGCGCGATGCTGACAAAGTTTACCCAACGCTTGGCGAAGTGGGTAAAGGCTCTAAAGAAAAGCCGAAAAAGAAACCATAA
- a CDS encoding sulfatase family protein, with product MIKKVLFGIAALSMPVVLAAAQPNIILFVIDDLGYADMSFLPFAAEDVQTPGIDRIAAKGTYFSNAYATAPICSPARAGLATGRYQQRWGNNWYGKGGLPATETTIAMELKELGYHSKKIGKNHMNNQKGDISHPLKHGFDEFFGFSDHTWDYRQLTHAAKNKAAHRGPLERNGEMVEFKDAYTTELFTDEAVEFIHRDFKGKPFFLHLSYNAVHHPVYVGHPKYEKKFGLKPFPQYDPSMGNYKKNWHSKWGRGKGHDPDLRKRYLATLACLDDGIAKILDTLQQQGLEKNTVIVFISDNGGAPYTMANNGPLKGNKYCEAEGGCRIPFLFSWPGHHEKKQSLPSLVSTMDIYPTLVELAGGRPHDKLDGKTILPLVKGEKSGDNHDYLIFSRGNRTKDYVVRSGDYKLRNCTSSRLFTVGEHYRYDDVQGDFLYNLKNDLGEQNNLYSSMPEKAGQMKKMFDQWCEQTLPAPKSKKPRNGGHKN from the coding sequence ATGATAAAAAAAGTTTTATTTGGGATAGCGGCGTTGAGTATGCCGGTCGTTCTGGCAGCAGCTCAGCCTAACATTATCCTGTTCGTGATTGACGACCTTGGGTATGCCGATATGAGTTTTTTGCCCTTTGCGGCCGAGGATGTGCAGACTCCTGGCATTGACCGCATCGCAGCCAAGGGAACGTATTTTTCCAATGCCTATGCCACGGCGCCGATTTGTTCTCCCGCACGGGCAGGTCTGGCGACCGGTCGCTACCAGCAACGCTGGGGGAACAATTGGTATGGGAAGGGAGGGCTACCCGCGACGGAAACAACCATCGCGATGGAGTTGAAGGAGCTGGGCTATCACTCCAAGAAGATTGGCAAAAACCACATGAACAACCAGAAGGGGGATATTTCCCACCCGCTGAAACATGGCTTTGATGAGTTTTTTGGTTTCAGCGATCATACCTGGGATTACCGTCAGCTGACCCATGCCGCTAAAAACAAAGCAGCCCACCGGGGACCGCTTGAGCGCAATGGTGAGATGGTGGAATTCAAGGATGCCTACACCACCGAGCTTTTTACCGACGAAGCGGTGGAGTTCATTCATCGCGACTTCAAAGGGAAACCATTTTTCCTACACCTGTCCTATAATGCCGTGCATCATCCGGTCTATGTCGGGCACCCGAAATATGAAAAGAAATTCGGATTGAAGCCCTTCCCGCAATACGACCCGTCGATGGGCAACTATAAAAAGAACTGGCACTCCAAGTGGGGCAGGGGCAAAGGGCACGACCCGGACCTGCGCAAACGTTATCTGGCGACCCTCGCCTGCCTCGATGATGGCATAGCCAAGATCCTGGATACTCTCCAACAGCAAGGGTTGGAAAAGAATACCGTGATCGTGTTTATTTCTGACAATGGAGGCGCTCCTTACACCATGGCGAACAACGGTCCGCTGAAAGGGAACAAATATTGTGAAGCCGAAGGTGGGTGCCGTATTCCTTTCCTCTTCAGCTGGCCGGGACACCATGAGAAAAAGCAGTCATTGCCATCCTTGGTTTCGACCATGGATATTTATCCGACCCTTGTTGAGCTGGCGGGTGGCCGGCCGCATGACAAGCTGGACGGCAAAACCATTCTTCCACTGGTGAAGGGAGAAAAGTCAGGAGATAACCATGATTACCTCATTTTTAGCCGTGGCAACCGCACCAAGGACTACGTGGTGCGCAGTGGGGATTACAAGCTCAGAAACTGCACGTCATCGCGCTTGTTTACGGTAGGTGAGCATTACCGCTATGATGACGTGCAGGGGGATTTCCTCTATAACCTGAAAAACGACCTGGGTGAGCAGAACAATTTATATTCCTCCATGCCCGAAAAAGCAGGGCAAATGAAAAAGATGTTTGATCAATGGTGTGAACAAACACTTCCAGCCCCCAAAAGTAAAAAACCAAGAAACGGAGGCCATAAAAATTGA
- a CDS encoding sulfatase encodes MKKITKYLTGMMLAIAITANAETEKPNIVVIYADDLGYKDVGYQSDGEYQTPVLDQLAKEGMVFTDAYTNAANCQPARACLLSGNYTPRHHVFAVHSTSRGPKNKMRLIPIPNRDGLAEKDETIADALKKAGYATGHFGKWHLYSKGGSESKGGGGALPSKQGFDVTYDSFGNGPLAEGAKGNQKGPESDPKGVFDLSKQACDFMEKNKEKPFFVYLAHHAPHGPYQARNSTREKISDLYKACIYDMDASVGRVLKKIKDLGLEKKTLVIFTSDNGGTRSQEPLRGNKGSYYEGGIREPMIAFWPGVIKSGSQCSVPVMQADYFPTFIDLAGAKTEKELDGESLVPLLKQSGELKRKSIFWHMPGYLDKPVKRGRDKTFRTRPVTVMRKGRWKLHLYLEEWVLDGGKGAIATNNAVELYDLESDLGEHKNVANENPELRDALVRELVTWHGVVEAPIPTEKNPEYDPNATAKKKSKKDKKNKKSKKENQ; translated from the coding sequence ATGAAAAAGATAACAAAATACCTGACAGGTATGATGCTTGCCATTGCGATTACGGCCAATGCGGAAACAGAGAAGCCGAATATTGTGGTGATTTATGCCGATGACCTTGGTTACAAGGATGTGGGCTATCAATCGGATGGTGAGTACCAAACCCCGGTGCTGGATCAACTGGCCAAGGAGGGCATGGTGTTTACCGATGCCTATACCAATGCGGCGAATTGCCAGCCGGCTCGCGCCTGTTTGCTCTCAGGGAACTACACGCCACGGCACCATGTGTTTGCCGTGCACAGCACCAGCCGAGGTCCTAAAAATAAGATGCGCCTGATTCCCATCCCGAACCGGGACGGCTTGGCTGAAAAAGATGAAACCATAGCGGATGCTTTGAAAAAGGCAGGCTACGCAACTGGTCATTTTGGCAAGTGGCACCTTTATTCCAAAGGGGGGAGCGAGAGCAAAGGTGGAGGCGGCGCATTGCCAAGTAAGCAAGGGTTCGATGTCACCTATGACAGCTTTGGTAATGGTCCCTTGGCCGAGGGGGCGAAGGGGAACCAGAAGGGGCCGGAGAGCGATCCTAAGGGTGTCTTTGATTTGTCCAAACAAGCCTGTGATTTTATGGAGAAAAACAAGGAGAAACCCTTCTTTGTTTATCTTGCCCACCATGCGCCACATGGGCCCTATCAGGCTCGGAATTCGACACGTGAGAAGATCAGTGACCTTTACAAGGCATGTATCTACGATATGGACGCCAGCGTCGGCAGGGTGTTGAAAAAAATCAAGGATCTCGGCCTCGAAAAGAAAACCCTGGTGATCTTCACCAGTGACAATGGAGGAACCCGGTCCCAGGAACCACTCCGTGGAAACAAGGGAAGTTACTACGAAGGCGGGATTCGCGAGCCGATGATCGCTTTCTGGCCGGGAGTGATCAAATCCGGTAGCCAGTGCTCGGTGCCTGTGATGCAGGCGGATTACTTTCCTACCTTTATCGATCTTGCAGGTGCCAAAACAGAGAAAGAACTCGATGGAGAAAGCCTGGTGCCATTGCTCAAACAAAGTGGCGAGCTGAAAAGAAAGTCGATCTTCTGGCATATGCCCGGCTATCTCGACAAGCCGGTGAAACGTGGCCGAGACAAGACGTTCCGCACCCGTCCGGTGACCGTGATGCGCAAAGGTCGTTGGAAGTTACACCTGTATCTCGAAGAATGGGTGCTCGATGGCGGTAAGGGTGCGATTGCCACGAATAATGCTGTAGAACTCTATGACCTCGAAAGTGACCTCGGTGAGCACAAGAACGTCGCCAACGAAAACCCCGAGCTGCGTGATGCTTTGGTCAGGGAGCTCGTTACATGGCACGGAGTGGTTGAGGCTCCAATCCCCACCGAAAAAAATCCGGAATATGACCCAAATGCCACTGCGAAAAAGAAGTCAAAAAAGGATAAGAAAAATAAAAAATCCAAGAAGGAAAATCAATAA